A section of the Rummeliibacillus pycnus genome encodes:
- a CDS encoding methyl-accepting chemotaxis protein has product MLIADHQMNTESLLSTIQNNVAMILFNVNRKVEYVNELFANTLGYKVDEMYGKSHQEFCFPSFVHSLEYKQFWRNLLSGKSFQDKVERMDASGNSVWLEATYMPIFAPNSHKVTGVLKIASNITERQKKIIHVADGLKEMSEQLFHRSEEGITRSEDLLQMINQITNDSKENAQNLVDLHNEADSIKGIVKTIREIASQTNLLAINAAIEAAHAGEYGRGFDVVAKEVRKLSIKVEKSITEVKENIEGIAKEIDKVTESINRVSENVEKTNDKINVTMEDFKNISSSSEEIEKRSRTFLEII; this is encoded by the coding sequence ATGTTGATAGCAGATCATCAAATGAATACAGAGTCTTTACTAAGTACCATTCAAAATAATGTGGCAATGATTTTATTTAATGTAAATCGGAAAGTAGAATATGTGAATGAGCTTTTTGCTAATACCTTAGGATACAAAGTGGATGAAATGTATGGGAAAAGTCATCAAGAATTTTGTTTTCCTTCATTTGTACATAGTTTAGAGTATAAACAATTTTGGAGAAACTTATTATCAGGGAAGAGCTTTCAAGATAAGGTTGAAAGAATGGATGCATCAGGAAATTCCGTCTGGCTAGAAGCTACCTATATGCCAATATTTGCTCCTAATAGTCACAAGGTTACTGGGGTATTAAAAATTGCATCCAATATAACAGAACGACAAAAAAAGATTATTCATGTAGCGGATGGTTTGAAGGAAATGTCAGAACAATTATTTCATCGTTCAGAAGAAGGAATAACAAGAAGTGAAGATCTACTTCAAATGATCAATCAGATAACAAATGATTCTAAAGAAAATGCTCAAAATTTAGTTGACCTACATAATGAGGCAGATTCGATTAAAGGAATTGTTAAAACAATACGTGAAATTGCATCGCAAACAAATTTATTAGCGATCAATGCAGCAATTGAAGCTGCTCATGCAGGGGAATATGGTCGGGGGTTTGATGTTGTAGCAAAAGAAGTAAGAAAACTTTCTATTAAAGTTGAAAAATCAATTACAGAAGTTAAAGAAAATATTGAAGGAATCGCAAAAGAAATAGACAAAGTAACAGAAAGTATAAATCGTGTTTCAGAAAATGTAGAGAAAACAAATGACAAAATTAATGTCACGATGGAGGATTTTAAGAACATATCATCTTCATCGGAAGAAATAGAAAAACGATCACGTACATTTTTAGAAATCATTTAG
- a CDS encoding MerR family transcriptional regulator, with product MNKINPNSTYTIQQVSELTNLSKQVIRKWETRYNIIHPKRLENGYRIYSYQEVCILLQIVNLIKSGKTLKQAMHQIKAETSFQQSMLLPQGTNEKKRKEYIEELLERLISNGEIGNDTNILHILQQAHHTLDLTTFLDELIIPYLRKVGELWFAGEWGEYQEALSSQVIHDFLVTLRRELQVNVDAPLVLGSCLPNERHDIPMQIILLKAMLLGFRTTMLGASPAPTAIQSTVKLLHPQKVILSGMTAKPFEDNFYVLKKLDQFAGLHPKIQFYLGGPGAIQALKTEKLQHIILIKEINSIFKT from the coding sequence ATGAATAAAATCAATCCAAATTCGACATATACCATTCAACAGGTATCCGAACTAACAAATTTATCTAAGCAAGTCATACGAAAGTGGGAAACTCGTTATAATATTATTCACCCTAAAAGATTAGAGAATGGATATCGAATCTATTCTTATCAAGAAGTTTGCATATTATTACAAATTGTAAATTTGATAAAGTCAGGAAAAACGTTAAAACAGGCCATGCATCAAATAAAAGCTGAAACTTCATTTCAACAATCTATGCTTTTGCCCCAAGGTACAAATGAAAAGAAAAGAAAGGAATATATTGAAGAACTCTTAGAACGTCTTATTTCGAATGGTGAAATTGGAAACGACACGAATATCTTACACATTCTTCAACAAGCACATCATACATTAGACTTGACCACATTCCTTGATGAGCTAATTATTCCTTATTTAAGAAAAGTGGGAGAGCTTTGGTTTGCTGGAGAATGGGGAGAGTATCAGGAAGCTCTTTCTAGCCAAGTAATACATGATTTTCTTGTTACTTTACGCCGTGAACTTCAGGTAAATGTAGATGCACCATTAGTTTTAGGATCTTGCTTACCTAATGAGCGGCACGATATTCCCATGCAGATCATATTATTAAAGGCCATGTTACTCGGTTTTCGTACAACAATGTTAGGTGCATCTCCAGCACCTACTGCGATACAATCTACTGTAAAGCTACTACATCCCCAAAAAGTGATTTTATCAGGGATGACTGCAAAACCTTTCGAAGACAACTTCTATGTTCTAAAGAAATTAGATCAATTTGCAGGTTTACATCCAAAAATACAATTCTACTTGGGTGGACCAGGTGCTATTCAAGCACTCAAAACAGAAAAACTTCAGCATATTATTTTGATTAAAGAAATAAATTCAATCTTTAAAACTTGA